The following is a genomic window from Mus pahari chromosome 1, PAHARI_EIJ_v1.1, whole genome shotgun sequence.
TCAGGTTCAGTCTCCACTAGGGTGGGACACGGAGGTCACTGAATCACAGTCTGGTCAGAATCTTTCTCATGTCTGCATTTGGAAGTCATAGGATTCGGGTCAGGGCTTCTGTGTCATGGAATCTGGGGTCAAATGACCCAAGATcagaagtttgtttttgtttttgtttttttaaagtttggatGAAATGAAAGTTTGGAAGATGCAGAACTGATGTCTGGGGTTAAAGTGAAACTCAGGACATGGGTTCAggagatagaagaaaggaagtgagGCTGAGATTGGGAGGTAATGAGGTCAAAGGTCAAGAAACCAGGCCTATGACCTGGGGACAAGGGTCACTAGGAAACTGAGTCATGAAACTCAGAGTGTTCAGGAGGCAGCAGAGTCAAGGGGAGGGGTACGAGTTTGGAGGCACTGTCTGTGGGAAGAATGTAGCTTGAAAGTAGGGACCTCAGAGGACTCCTACATCACCCATCTTCCATCTCCAGACCCGTTCCCAGACCGGCTCCAGTGCCTCAACCTCTCCACTGTCTCCAATGAGACGTGCCGGGCCGTGTTTCCTGGAAGAGTGACGGAGAATATGTTGTGCGCAGGTGGAGAAGCCGGGAAGGATGCCTGTCAGGTGAATCCACTCAGGGTGGTGACCACAACCAGGGacagaaagtagaaaagatgAAGCCTTGTGTGGGGGTGAGGAGGAAGCTGAAGAGGGACGCCGAGGTAGACAGCTGGGGTGTAAGGAGTTTATTAGTAGAGTTCTCAATGCCATGGCCAGACAGAGACAACAGCATGGCAGGAGCTGAGGAGTGTTCAGGCCCCAGCGCCAGACACAGAGTGTGACAGGACTCCGAGGAGGAATCAAGAGTCCATATGGCATCTGAAAGTGTCTCTTTTAGTACCTTCTGAGAGTGGGTTAGGTTTCACAGCAAGACCCTGCAGCCAGGCTCTCTGGTTCCCAGGCAGGAGGCACAGAAcaagggggagagggggcggCATGTACGGCCGCCAATACTCACTCTGATGTAAACTCACTTCCCAGGCCAGGGATTCTGGCACCTCGAACTCTGTTAGCTAGGGGCTGGATGACAGGATCTGTAGAATGGCTGTCGGTGTCCGTGAGAGGCGAAGAGGAGGGTTGCTGCCAAGCATTACAGCTTGAGCTAACAGCTGGATTCTGACATCGCACTCTTGCAGAAGTGAGGAAAAATAGGAAGAGACCCAGatgcacccccccacccccggaggTGGGAGGTgaaggaatggagaaagggagatgggactagagagggagggagacttgGCCTAAGGGAAGAAGAAGTAGGAACTAGGAGAGAGGGACCAGAATGGAGAACCAccgggagagggaagaaaagagggacagaaggctgggaagagggagggacaaACAGGCAAGCAGTAGAGGGCATAGAGGGCAGAGAACTAGCCAGGACTGGATATGCCTGGGCCCCTTCCCCACCAAAAGATGCCACTCTATCATAGGTTCCAGAGACCAACCAATTTCCTCAGAGCATTCTTCTGTTATAGACCAGCCCTCCTTCCTAGGGTTGGGCATGGAAGATAGCATTCTCTTCACTTATTGGCCAGAACCCCCGGTCAGGGCGGCATCTTCCTTCCTATTGGCTAGCTGTTACCATGTTCTCCTGGTGGTGAGCTAGCTGTGCGCCTTTCTCCCACGACCTGGCTTGGAGCTACTTTCTTTAAGTATCGgtcttgtttctgtcttttagGGTGACTCTGGAGGCCCCCTGGTGTGTGGAGGAGTTCTTCAAGGTCTGGTTTCCTGGGGATCTGTTGGGCCTTGTGGTCAAAAAGGCATTCCAGGGGTCTACACCAAGGTCTGCAAATACACGGACTGGATCAGATTAGTCATCAGGAACAACTAAGTGACTGCCTCGGCCTGCATGCGGCTCTGCTTAGGGACCTCTCTGACCCTCGCAGCACCAAGGTCTCCTCCTTCACCACTCCAGGCTCCCACCCTTGTGAGCTTAGAACCTCTTGAAACCTCGAGTACACCTATGGTAGTGGAGAGGCGGCTGTACAACTGTCTGGAATAAAAGCTTTTCAACCGAGGGGAGCGGCTGCACCTGCCTGATTATTATCCAGTATGAGACtggaggaaaccagaaaaggtgGGAGTTGTTGCTCGGCTTGGTGGCATAGGTCTGTGAGCTCAGTCAGCACTCTGAAGAGAGAGGTGAGGGGGATCAGGAGTTTCAGGCCATTCTGAGTTTTATGAGACCCTCTCGCAAAAATAAGCAGCCCAGGGGTAATGGTGGAGGTCTTCAGTCCCAGCCCttggcaggctgatctctgagtttgaggccaaccttgtctacagagtgaggtctagaccagccagggctacatagtgagaatctgTCTTAAAATCAAAGGTTTGGGCCTTacacttattattattgttgttgttgttgggctacataatgagaatcTGTCTTAAAATCAAAGGTTTGGGCcttagatttattattattattgttgttgttgatgatgatgatgatgatgcatatgggtattttgcctgcaagtaCGTCTCTgagccacatgcatgcagtgcccactgaagccagacgAGGACACTGGATTTGAagcccctgggactgaagttacaaaGGGTTGTAAGCCATTGTGCGAGTACTGGGGATTAAGCCAAGGTCCTCTAAAGAGAgtagccattgctcttaactgctgaaccatgcatgtctccagccccagctttggCCTTCTCATGAACTGGATATGAATGGCCAACTGTTCTGTCTGCTATGGGATACCAGTAGGTTTTGTTATGTCAGAGACAGTCCAGGGTGAGTCTGGAGATGAAGCAGCTCAGCTACAGTCATCGGCTAGTCCCACCCCCCTGGTCCTGTTCCACATTCTCTTCAGCAGGCAGAAAAGAGGGCCTTGCTAAAAAATGCCTAAGAGGGGACCCGGTGACCTCAAAGCACAGATGGCAGCCTTTCCCAGCATCCCCCTGGCAGTTCACCCCCTACTCCACCCCAAGGCAGGGCCGGCACCCCCATGTCACGGCACCCCCATGTCACTGGAGCAGAGAACTGAGCTTCCCTGGGGTGGAGTCACCCCTCTCACGTCACCTGGGTAGGAAGAGGCAGGGCCCGTAGGGTTTGAGGCCACAGTAGGCTGCTGGCAGAGCCTGGGCCTACCCCGCCTTGCCCCACATCTGACTAGGGAAGTAAGGCGAAGGAGGCTCATGgaagaaaaatctaaatgaaaacataaagctAGGAGAACTGAGGCTTCAAACCTGAAGCTATCTAATGAGGAGGCCGAAGAGTGACTGGAAATTATCTACAGAAACCAGTAAGTGCCGGAGGCCTGGGCAATGGAGACCAGGGGGGCCGGGGAAGGGTCAGCAGAGAAAGGAGGCCCACATAGGAGCCCCGGGGCTCCTGGCACACCCGCTcaggtttctttctcctttcttgagCCACGGCTGGCTGTCACAGGCCCTGACCTGCCTCCCCCACCGTCCTGTCCCTGCCCCTTCACCAGGCAAGCAGCCCCACCTCTGTGACGCCCCAGATTCCCCCCTCTCTTTGGAAAGAAGGGAGGGCCCAAAGGAGGCCAAGGGGCCCACTGGGTCTAGGCTGTGAGGAGGGAGAGGCccacaggaggagagagcaatGGAGAcctcagagaggagacagagacaggcacagtgGGAGGCCTAGAAAGGGATTGTAGGGACAAAAAGCTGAGACAGAGGAAACAAGGACCCAAAGACAAGCAGGAACAGAAGCCTAGAGGCAAAGAgaccaaaaccacacacacagaggggagagagggaggtgggggccTGAAACTCCGAGACCTGCTGGAAAGAAAAGGGTGTACCTACAAGAAGAGGGGAccacagggaggagaggggcTCAGACAGGTGACATCCTGTCTCCCAGACCCCAAGGCTGCCTTGGGAGGGCCCCCACACAGCTCTCTCCCAGGGCAATAAGGCAGGACTAGAAGCCCAGTCAtcccagtgccccccccccacctctggaGGCCAaccccctgcctgcctgccttctccacAGGTGCTCAGACCTAGCCTGAGCTGCAGTGCCAACCGCACCCTTTAGAGTTCCCATCCCCAGAGCCCAGGAGTGAAtccaggagagaagggaaggttctcccacccccaccctcatccccacccccacccccacccattccAGGAGACTGCCATCCTAGAAGCTAGGCCTCCTCTGTCCCAGcatacattccccccccccccaatctgtcCTTGAAAGATGGGGAGGGACTTGAAGCCACACTCTGCTTCCCTCTGTATCTCTCACCTCTAAACTGCTGCCCCCAAACTCAGTGACCTCCATCCCCTCAGGTGGCTTCGTCCTgcccttctctcccacccccgCCAGCCAGAGCAGCTGTAGGCACCAGCTGTCCCTTAGCCAACCACACCCAGCCCAGTCCAGCTGTCCCTCACTGGAGTTCAGCAAGGTGGAGGGGGAGAGACTTCACTGGTTGTGAACAGACCTCACAGGTCCCTAATATTCTACATGTTGGGACATCAAAAATGAGGTCCTTACCCAGTAGGTAGCCCCTTTCCCCTTGTCTTCCCAGTTGTGGGGCTCCCAGTTGTGGAACAAGCCAGGTTCTCatgtaaggaagaagaaaaatattctcttaaGATTTCTCCCGGGGTCTTCCTTCTCCTCGCAGCTTAACAAGAGTGAGCCAGGAGCCTTGCCCAACAAAGCCCCTCCCAGCTGTTTTGTTGTGCTCAATATCCAGGAAGCAGCTAGCCTAGATCCAAGCCACTCTGGAAGCAGAAGGCTCTTCTTACAGGCTTGGGGATTGGTGTGAGAACTCTgggggaaggaggcaggcagtcagagaagcagagaggcccAACAGGTGAAGAAAACCCCAAAAGCCAGCGTTCTGATCGCCTCTTAAAGTGATTAGACCTCCTTCCTTGTCCCCAGGGGAACCTGGAGCCCGCCCTGCCCTACTCCAGGCCACGATGATTCTCCGATTCATTGCACTTGCTCTGGTAACAGGTACGGTGGGGCTTAGAAGGAAGGGGTGGGACCTCCCTCTCCTACTCTAAGTGCCCCCCCCCAACTATGGTGACACCTGCTTGGAGATCATCCCCATGAACTAGTCTGAGCTATACCAGGCATAATCAATTGGGACTAAGTGGAGGAATGGGGGGGGCTGAGTCCCCTCAAAATCTTAGGACAGCCACTAATGACCTGAACGTATAGTCTTATGCCAGCACGTGACAGCTGAGAATGAGAGCAGCTACCCTTTGCTTACTCTCATTTCTGGGGTCCCTCTACCAGCCTACCTCCTCTTATGCTTGTACCTCATCTTTTGCCCCCTTCAGGGCACGTAGGGGGAGAGACGAGGATCATCAAGGGTTATGAGTGCAAGCCTCACTCCCAGCCATGGCAGGTGGCCCTCTTTCAGAAGACACGACTTCTCTGTGGGGCAACCCTCATCGCCCCCAAATGGCTCCTGACAGCAGCCCACTGCCGCAAGCCGTGGGTGCGGGGGCTGGGGCGGGGCTGGGCGGGgctgggagggggctggagatggagagatgaatggAGAGAGGGGCTGGGGCCAGAGAGAACGTGTGGGGGTGGCAGCCGTGGGTGGAGAGATTGGGGATGGTGTGGTGTTAGCGTGGATGGTCAGACTGGAGAGGGTAAAGTAGCATTAGTGTGTATGACGGAGGCCTAGTTGGTCTGAAGATGGAGGGTTGGGGATGGAGTGGCATTAGTTTGGATGATGAGGATCTAGTTGGGTTGATGACAAAGGAATGAGGTGATGGCTTTAGTCAGCATGAGGATGAAGGAGTGAGTGATGGTGGATGGGTCTGGGTATTCGCAAGGTACAATtcatcatctctccctccccacccctgccctgtccCCCTACCTTTCCACCTCTGACCACatctctcccacctcagccatTACGTGATCCTTCTTGGGGAGCACAACCTGGAGaagacagatggctgtgagcagagGCGGATGGCCACTGAGTCCTTCCCCCACCCCGACTTCAACAACAGCCTCCCCAACAAAGACCACCGGAATGACATAATGCTTGTGAAGATGTCGTCTCCCGTCTTCTTTACCCGAGCTGTGCAACCGCTTACCCTGTCCCCACACTGTGTCACTGCAGGCACCAGCTGCCTCATTTCTGGATGGGGCACCACATCCAGCCCCCAGTGTAGGGGCTCCTGAGGGAACCATGATCCgggtgggagatggggaaaggTGACCAGATGAATCTTCAGAGAGAAAGATCAGAGTCACTCAAGAGGCATGGTTACCTGGAACAGTCAGGAGAGGGATGAGCTAAAAGGAAGATGAGAAATTCTGAGAGACTCACTTTTGGGCCTCAAGACTGAGACAGGTGTGAGGCAGGTGTGAGGAAGATATGATTCCCAAATCTATAACTTTCTAGTTGTGGGATCTAAAGCAGGTGGCTTTACCTCTCTGaacctagggtttttttttttttatttctttctaaaaagaaTGATTATATCCACCTACCACAGTGGGGTCAGAGGTAATGCACAGGGAACAAGTAGTAGGAAGAATTTACTCAAAGTGTTGCTGTTGCCATAGTTACAAGCATAGAGATGGGTTCAGGGCAAGGATTGTCCCAGGTGCTGGCTACTGTGGTAGGGTTGGAAAACCAGGTGACCACTGCTCACACCCTCCACTGCTGTCCCCACAGTGCGCCTGCCTCATTCCTTGCGATGTGCCAATGTCTCCATCATCGAACACAAGGAGTGTGAGAAGGCCTACCCAGGCAACATCACCGATACCATGCTGTGCGCCAGTGTTCGGAAAGAGGGCAAAGACTCCTGTCAGGTCAGCAGGCAGGGGCTGGGTCTCCAGCCACATACCCATCCCAACCTCCATCACATCTTTTCTGACATCGCCAGCCAGCCCCGACCACAACCACATCCAACCCTGCCTCCCCATGTTCACCCTCCTCTCCAACTCTGCCACCCATGAAGAACCTCTGGGCCCTGACCCCATCTATAGTCTCACCCAGAATCCCACCTTCATCCCACTCAGCCTCTCACCGTCAATCTCTTCCTTCACCTGCCcgccaccctccccacccctcccaagcACCCCCACTTGACTCTAACAGGCTGTGTCTCCTCTCATGCCAGGGTGACTCTGGAGGCCCCCTGGTCTGTAATGGATCTCTTCAAGGCATCATCTCCTGGGGTCAGGACCCATGTGCCGTCACCAGAAAGCCTGGCGTCTACACAAAAGTCTGCAAATACATTGACTGGATCCACGAGGTTATGAGGAACAATTAGCGGGGATCtgctccccaccaccccacccctccgACCTCTTCTTAATGCTTTGACTTCTCTTCATTCTGCCCTAAGAAGTCCTCAGCTGGGACCCTTGCATGTACTCTCTCCGACCCACCACGAGTATAGTATAGTGATGCTCTAACTTGATGATCGACCTGGGGCCTGGAATCAAATCCTGACTTGAACTAAATCGTGACTCTGGACATGATCAccactggttttgtttggttggttgggttttttgttgttgttgttgttgttgttttgttcccAGCTTTGAAGACAGTCCCTGGCATATTCTAGggtttcaataaatatttgttaaatgataAATGATTCTGTTGAGTGCCAACTGCATATTAGCCCTTGGCCATACAGAGGGCGTTTAAAtgtcacatgtgtgtgagagtttgcCTGCATATTCGTTTGTCCGACATACACCTGCCTGTCTGAGGAGCTCAGAGGAGGGGTCAGATCCCCGGCcaccatgagtgctgggaatcaaaccctcctcggcaagagcagcaagccctctgAACCGCAGAGCATCCCCCCCAAAGACCTTTTAAATGTTACTTACTAAGCAACTGAATGCTCACAAGCCCCTTGGAGATTGGTCCTACTTATCTACCCACTTTGCAGACATGAAAGTGGGCACAGACAGATAAAGGCGCACTCACAGCCACCCAGCTGAGACCCGAAGGGTTTAAAAGCCCAATGACTCTTAGTTATCAACGCGATGCCACATTAACATTAATgctcagttcattttctttttgttactttaattttttttttttagttttagtttttttttccatttatttactcattcacttttttttttttttttttttaggggtggGCAAGGAGAGGCTCATGCCATGGTGAACATGTGGAAGTCTGAGAGCAaatttcaggagtcagttctctccttccaccatgggggcGGGGGGCAAGGACTGCATGCAGGCTATTAGGCACGCACCCGTACCCACCACGCAGAAAGAAGTCTCTCAGTTCTTCTCTCTCTACATGAGGAGTTGCACATGCAAAAGTGTGATCACAGTGAGTGTGTCCTCATGCACTCAGTAAGAGGTAGTCAAAGAGGCAACCATCATTTTCCAACTGCCAGATTCATTTCGCTGAGGTCAGTGTCGCCTGGTCTCTGCTAGCCAAAACGAAGCCAAAGgacacaaaaacagaaaggagatcCCTGTCGCCTTTAGCACACGTCGAATGCTCTGTAGCTCCGAGTAGCTGGTGGCTGGTACAACATAGTCACTGTAGCAAAAATCTGGACAGGGCTGAGTCAAGCAACCTCTGAAGTTAACACAGACCAGATGCCTCAGATAACACAGGCCTTCTGTTCAGCTCTTGGGGAGAGATCCCCAGAACTAGAGAGAATTGTCTCTAGTTAGGCGGACTTGCTTGCTGTGTGACCTCTTATGAGTCACAGCCCTCTCCAAGCTTCCCATTCCTCACCCAAAATGAGGGTGTCAGCCAAGGTGATGTGGCCTGTTCCTTGATGTGATTCACGAGCTCGTGTCACCTGAAGACACACAGGGAGGGTACAAGATGCTCACACACAGGCTTAGGGCAAAGCTGcagcttcccacccccaccctctcagcACATGCTGAGACACAAGGAGCCTACTGTTTCTTGGTTTACACACTTGGGAGTCTGTCTGTGTCCTTCCCACCCTTTCCTTCTGCCCACTTGAactcttcccacctccctcttctTCCGCATTCTGGCACCTGTCAGAGCAGACCTTTCCCCCTCTTCGTTTCCCCTCTCCGTCACTCACCATCTCGTTGCCCCAAGCTCCCAGGAGATGTAATCACCCCCCCATCTTTCCACCACACCTGAGAACACTTCTCAGAACAGGGCAGAGGGGGAACCCCCAAGAAAGCCAGCTCCAAAAGGTGTTCTTGTCACTGCCAGAAGCCTGTATTCCAGAGCCCCGCCCCGAGCAGGAATCTGGGGCCCTGGTTGAATGCCAGCCCCACCCACGTTATAattagggagagggaaagagagggagtgaAGCCCTaaggggaagggtggggagggggaagcttCCGGGATCTTGAGGGTTAAAAGGGAAGGTCTGGCCAGGGGTCCCTGGTCAGAGGACTGTTTGCAGCCCACACTGCAGGGCAAGAGGCCTTCTGAGTCTCCTTTCTTCTTACTGGCGACTTCCAGGTGAAGCGGGATGCACTCCACCCTATTGGGGTGGATGGCGAGAGGATGGGTGGAGACCCTCGGGCAACGGGCAGGAACTCTTTCATAGCCCTGATTTTCCTGCAGCATGGGGAAGTCCCTCAGCTCTGAGGTTAGGAAGAGGTTCTCACGGGCTCTGAGCAGGACCCCCACCTACCCATGAAGGAGTGTGGACCTGGAGCTCAGTGTGGCTGGTGGCCAAGAAAGGCTGGGTGCACAAATCGGTCCCCTCTGGAGGATCGAGGACTGGAGTTCCAGGGGCCTTTGGAGTGAGCCCCACTGAAGTGGTTCAGATGCGCTGAGGCAGGGGGTCTTGACCGATCATCTGTTTTAGGCTTCCACTCCAGCCTCTGTAAGCCAAGTATCAGCTATGAGGGTCCCGCTTCTTCACCTCttcactgcctctggctcctggtcCCTGGTGAAGCCGCTGCTGCCGCTACTGATGGTGCAACTCTGGGGTGAGCCTGGGGCCGGGGGCGACAGGAGGGAAGAGCCTGGACTGGAGGTGGAGGGAATGTTGCCACTGCAACCGTAGTCAGCTCTCCTTCCTGGGGGCCTGGCACCCACATAGACATTCCAAGCAGGATCCACCCTCGGGTGGGCTCTGTCCCCGGATACCGCACCCAACTGTTAGAGAACCCAGCCCCTTCGCTCCATCAGCTTCTccacctctctgccctctcctgccttctcctcacCCCTTTCAGATCCGTTGTATCCCTCCCTCTTCCTAAAGGAGGTGCCACAGTACCCCTAACCTGTATGTTGGAGCACCTTCCCATCCTTGAACGAGACCTACCTTTCCCTCTTGCACATCCCTTCTCATTTGTCTAGCGCTTCTGGGCGTTCTGGCCCCATTTCTTGCTGTTCCACCTCGACCCTGTCTCCTTCTCGCTGCCGCATTAGTTCCTCACTGGCCCCACTGTGTGTCCTGTCTCCTGCTCTCGCTGGCCCATTGTGTGTTCTGTCTCCTGCTCCATATTGCCTCCACTGTGTTGACTGGTCCCTTTACCTCCCCTTTGTATTCTGCCTTCTTACTGCTCACTGTGTCTCTGCCCCTCTgtcccccccctcccgcccccgtCCACCCCCTTACCTATCATACTCCCTCTGCGCAGTGCTCTGCCTAGGCTCGCATCTGGTCTCAGCCGGGTAAGTTAGGGGCCTTTCCTGCACATTGCCTCACCACCCCCCATCCTGCGCCCACTCCAGTCTCAGCCCTGGGGTGTCTTAGTCCCACTCTATTCTAACCCCTCTTGCCCTTTCACACCTCAGCAAGTGGTTCGCAGAGTTCTCTCATTTTCCCACGGCTTACGACCCAGCTGCACCCCCTAGAGGCCAATCCTGTGACTGCTGCACTAACCCAGAACTAAGACCGGGCCGGGCGAAACCTGATGCCCCTGTCCCGCTTCTCTATCCAGCGGCGCAGGCTCTGCTGCTCCCGGGAAACGACACGCGCGTGGACCTCGAGGCCTCCGACGCCCTGTGCGCGCGTGACTATCATCCCTGGCAGGTCTCCCTCTTCCATAACCTCCAGTTCCAATGCGCGGGTGTCCTGGTGGACCAGAACTGGGTGCTCACGGCTGCACATTGCTGGAGAAATAAGTAAGGAACCACTCAGAGGTGGCAATGGAGTAGTGGGTAGGATGGGGCCCAGGCACTCTCTCAGCTTTGATCAGGTTAGGGGTGGCAGCCATCCTACAAGAGAGGCAGGATCCAAGCTGCAGCGCCAGGGCAGGGCGCTGTGAGCCCATCGCACCTGTCTGTAGAAGCCAGGGCTTGTTGCAGTTAGTATTTAAGACCTGTAATCTCCTCATATGCCTGCAACACAGGGTCAAAGGACCAAGTGACAcgaagaaaggagagatgggcaTACTAAAAAGTTGAGATGTCGTCAGCCTTCAACCCTCAAACTCTTactctcctccctcagacccaggaGTCCAGTCTCCAGCCTCTTCCCTCAGTCCCGGGGgaccagccccagctgctctCCCAGACCCTCTGATCTCAGGAGGCCACTTCACTTCCCCACCCTCTGCCCCAAGGACTGGGATCGGGCTCCGTCTCCATGAAGGTTTTGCCTCCATCAGACTACTCTTCCTCCCCCAGGCCGCTGAGGGCTCGAGTTGGTGATGACCACCTGCTGCTTTTTCAGAAGGAGCAACTGCGGTCCACGAGATCTCCTGTTTTCCACCCCAAGTATCAGGCTTGCTCAGGCCCCATCCTGCCGCATCGCTCAGATGAACACGACCTCATGATGCTGAAACTGAGCAGTCCCGTGATGCTGACATCCAACGTGCATCCCGTGCAACTGCCCTTCCGCTGCTCTCGGCCAGGGCAAGAGTGTCAGGTCTCAGGCTGGGGGACCTCAGCCACCCGAAGAGGCAAGGACTGGGCTGGACGAGTGTACTTTGGGGAGGAGCCTGGACTCCTGGGTCCAAAGGGAGAAGGGCTGAGTGAGAGCTAGACCCTAGATCTGAGGGAGGATGGCTGAAACCTGGGTGTCTAGGCCTGAGGGAAGAGGCTTGACTATGAACCCCAGCTCAGGGGACTCCAGAGGTTGGGGCTGGATTCTTGGATCTAAGATTAGAGGGATGGAGTTTGTAGTCCTGGATctggggaggagggctggagtCCAGACACCTCGATGTGAGGTTAGAGAGCTGGGGCACGGACCTCTGGGTATAAGAAAGGAAGGCCGTGACTAGACTCCCAggttgggtgggggaggagagctgAGGTCTGACATCTGGGCTTGAGGAGAAGGCTAGGATCTAGACCCCTGGGTCTGAGAGAAGAGGCTGCGGCTGGCAccctgggtctgagggaggaggcctAGGGAGGATCACGAGGGTTTGATTTTCTGTGCCTaagggtggatggggtggggttaGTTTTCCTGGGTATGTAGGAAGGCTTGGGGCTGGATTCCGGGGTCTGGAAGAGAGGGCTAACTGGTTCCCGTGTGGCTGCCCTGTTGTCAGTGAAGTACAATAGGAGCCTGAGCTGTTCCAGGGTAACTCTGCTCAGCCAGAAGCAGTGTGAGACCTTCTACCCAGGTGTGATCACCAACAACATGATTTGTGCGGAGGCAGACGGAAACCAAGACTCTTGCCAGGTAAGGACAGATCAGCAAGCCAGTCTGTCTCctgaactgggggggggggggtagggagacACTGAAAgagctgtctctgccttccctcccttcctccccaatcCACAGCCCTCCCTACTCTTTACCCTCTTTTTCGACCCACTTCCTTAATCCGTTTTTTCACCCTGCCAACCCCCATCTCTTGATCCCTCTGTCTTCTCACTTTGGATGAGCCAGTTCCGGCTGCAAAACCATCGCATCTCCATTGTCACCTCCCAACTTGACCCCCCCCATTGTCACCTCCCAACTTGACCCCCCCCATGCCACTAACACCTCTGTCTGTATCCCCTTTACCACCCCAGCTTctaacatctctccagccccatcccagCGTCTTCTGTATCCTAACCCAACAATAGTCCTCCAGGCAGCTctcacctcatggtacctcttTCCTCCCATCTGCAGAGTGACTCCGGTGGCCCCCTGGTGTGTGACGACACCCTGCATGGTGTCCTCTCATGGGGCATTTACCCATGTGGTGCTGCCCAGCACCCATCTGTCTACTCAGAGATCTGCAAATACACCCCCTGGATCCGAAGAGTCATTCGTTCCAAATGACCGGTTTCTCACATCCTGCATCGCCTCCCCCCTCCGTCTGTCcgcccctctcctcctctcatgCCCACCCACACCTCTTCCCTCACCCCCTGTCCACCCCTGTTCTCTGCTCACAAATGCAGAAAATGGTGGCTGGGAAAGTTCTAGTACCCCAAGGAAGCTACCAGTCCCCAAGTCTCTAAGAGAAGTTACCTGTCATTCAACCTGGCCTCCTCTACCTCCCTCCTCTGTGTGACTGGGACAAGCCTGGTActctctctgagccttggtttccttGTCTGAAAAATGGGGACAATGAATTGTCTACCTCTTACATATGTTGTATGGAAACCat
Proteins encoded in this region:
- the Klk11 gene encoding kallikrein-11, whose amino-acid sequence is MRRPKSDWKLSTETREPGARPALLQATMILRFIALALVTGHVGGETRIIKGYECKPHSQPWQVALFQKTRLLCGATLIAPKWLLTAAHCRKPHYVILLGEHNLEKTDGCEQRRMATESFPHPDFNNSLPNKDHRNDIMLVKMSSPVFFTRAVQPLTLSPHCVTAGTSCLISGWGTTSSPQLRLPHSLRCANVSIIEHKECEKAYPGNITDTMLCASVRKEGKDSCQGDSGGPLVCNGSLQGIISWGQDPCAVTRKPGVYTKVCKYIDWIHEVMRNN
- the Klk10 gene encoding kallikrein-10; the protein is MRVPLLHLFTASGSWSLVKPLLPLLMVQLWAAQALLLPGNDTRVDLEASDALCARDYHPWQVSLFHNLQFQCAGVLVDQNWVLTAAHCWRNKPLRARVGDDHLLLFQKEQLRSTRSPVFHPKYQACSGPILPHRSDEHDLMMLKLSSPVMLTSNVHPVQLPFRCSRPGQECQVSGWGTSATRRVKYNRSLSCSRVTLLSQKQCETFYPGVITNNMICAEADGNQDSCQSDSGGPLVCDDTLHGVLSWGIYPCGAAQHPSVYSEICKYTPWIRRVIRSK